Proteins from a single region of Streptomyces sp. Tu 3180:
- a CDS encoding ribose-5-phosphate isomerase, protein MRVYLGSDHAGYELKNHLVEWLKSAGHEPVDCGPHVYDAQDDYPPFCLRAAERTAADPDALGIVIGGSGNGEQIAANKVKGVRAALAWSEETAALGRQHNNANVVAVGARMHTQDEATKFVETFLGTPFSGDERHVRRIDMLVGYETTGDLPPIPPHHPQQ, encoded by the coding sequence ATGCGCGTGTACCTCGGTTCCGACCATGCCGGCTACGAACTCAAGAACCACCTCGTCGAGTGGCTCAAGAGCGCGGGCCACGAGCCCGTCGACTGCGGGCCCCACGTCTACGACGCCCAGGACGACTACCCGCCCTTCTGCCTGCGCGCCGCGGAGCGGACCGCCGCCGACCCCGACGCCCTCGGCATCGTGATCGGCGGTTCCGGCAACGGCGAGCAGATCGCCGCGAACAAGGTCAAGGGCGTGCGGGCGGCCCTGGCGTGGAGCGAGGAGACGGCGGCCCTGGGCCGTCAGCACAACAACGCCAACGTGGTCGCGGTGGGTGCGCGCATGCACACGCAGGACGAGGCGACGAAGTTCGTGGAGACCTTCCTGGGCACCCCGTTCTCGGGTGACGAGCGTCACGTCCGCCGCATCGACATGCTCGTCGGCTACGAGACCACCGGCGACCTCCCCCCGATCCCGCCCCACCACCCCCAGCAGTAG
- the tig gene encoding trigger factor: MKSAVETLNPTRVRLTVEVPFEELKDSLDAAYKKINQQVTVKGFRKGKVPARVIDQRFGRGAVLEEAVNDALPKFYTDAVNEAELSPLGQPEVDITELKDGETLNFTAEVDIRPAIEIPDYSGIEVEVDAVEVTDEDVEKSVEQLRERFASTSPVERAAEDGDVVTIDLEAKVEGEVLEDGIANGVSYTIGSGELLDGIDDAVKGLEAGGEATFTSELKGGSAAGKEAEVTVKVTQVAKRELPELDDEFAQLASEFDTLEELRADSRKRLENMKQYDQATQAQERVLEKLLELVEVPVPEKLLEDEINTRRHNLEHHQLGQMGLTLDKYLEIQGKTAEEFETETREAAIKGIKTQFVLDELVKQEKLNVNQEELTEHLMRRAASSGMSPDQFAQAVVEQGQVPLLVGEVARGKALALVVEKAVVKDTNGEIIDLEDEDEATDAAETDAAEAAEAPAEEKTEG, from the coding sequence GTGAAGAGCGCCGTGGAGACCCTGAACCCGACTCGGGTTCGGCTCACTGTCGAGGTGCCCTTCGAGGAGCTCAAGGACAGCCTCGACGCGGCGTACAAGAAGATCAACCAGCAGGTCACGGTGAAGGGCTTCCGCAAGGGCAAGGTCCCGGCCCGGGTCATCGACCAGCGGTTCGGTCGTGGTGCGGTGCTGGAGGAGGCCGTCAACGACGCTCTCCCGAAGTTCTACACCGACGCCGTCAACGAGGCCGAGCTGAGCCCGCTGGGCCAGCCCGAGGTCGACATCACGGAGCTGAAGGACGGCGAGACGCTGAACTTCACCGCCGAGGTCGACATCCGCCCCGCCATCGAGATCCCGGACTACTCCGGCATCGAGGTCGAGGTCGACGCCGTCGAGGTCACCGACGAGGACGTCGAGAAGTCGGTCGAGCAGCTCCGCGAGCGCTTCGCCTCCACCTCCCCGGTGGAGCGCGCCGCCGAGGACGGCGACGTCGTCACCATCGACCTGGAGGCCAAGGTCGAGGGCGAGGTCCTCGAGGACGGCATCGCCAACGGCGTCTCCTACACCATCGGCTCCGGCGAGCTGCTGGACGGCATCGACGACGCCGTCAAGGGCCTGGAGGCCGGTGGCGAGGCCACCTTCACCTCCGAGCTGAAGGGCGGCTCCGCGGCCGGCAAGGAGGCCGAGGTCACCGTCAAGGTCACCCAGGTCGCCAAGCGGGAACTGCCCGAGCTGGACGACGAGTTCGCGCAGCTCGCCTCCGAGTTCGACACCCTCGAGGAGCTGAGGGCGGACAGCCGCAAGCGCCTGGAGAACATGAAGCAGTACGACCAGGCCACGCAGGCCCAGGAGCGCGTCCTGGAGAAGCTGCTCGAGCTGGTCGAGGTCCCGGTCCCCGAGAAGCTGCTCGAGGACGAGATCAACACCCGCAGGCACAACCTCGAGCACCACCAGCTCGGCCAGATGGGCCTCACCCTCGACAAGTACCTGGAGATCCAGGGCAAGACCGCCGAGGAGTTCGAGACCGAGACCCGCGAGGCCGCGATCAAGGGCATCAAGACCCAGTTCGTGCTCGACGAGCTCGTCAAGCAGGAGAAGCTCAACGTCAACCAGGAGGAGCTCACCGAGCACCTCATGCGGCGCGCGGCCTCCTCCGGCATGTCCCCCGACCAGTTCGCCCAGGCCGTCGTCGAGCAGGGCCAGGTCCCGCTCCTCGTCGGTGAGGTCGCCCGCGGCAAGGCCCTGGCCCTCGTGGTCGAGAAGGCCGTGGTCAAGGACACCAACGGCGAGATCATCGACCTCGAGGACGAGGACGAGGCCACGGACGCCGCCGAGACGGACGCCGCCGAGGCCGCCGAGGCCCCCGCCGAGGAGAAGACCGAGGGCTGA
- a CDS encoding DNA-formamidopyrimidine glycosylase family protein: MPEGHTIHRLAEDYAAAFAAGAPLRVTSPQGKFADAAALLDRTPLHTTDAHGKHLFLGFRDPAPGHTEWVHIHLGLFGKVTFGPAPAPPPTDTVRLRLADDTSYVDLRGPTTCALITDAEKRAIHDRLGPDPLRPDADPALAHRRISRSRTTIAALLMDQKVIAGVGNVYRAEVLFRHRIDPYRAGRDITPAEWDAIWTDLVELMREGVRNNRIDTVRPEHTPEAMGRPPRVDDHGGEVYVYRRAHLACHVCGGEIRTAGLAARNLFWCPTCQRA, translated from the coding sequence GTGCCCGAGGGCCACACCATCCACCGGCTGGCCGAGGACTACGCCGCGGCCTTCGCGGCCGGCGCCCCCCTCCGCGTCACCAGCCCCCAGGGCAAGTTCGCCGACGCCGCCGCCCTCCTGGACCGCACGCCCCTGCACACCACCGACGCCCACGGCAAGCACCTCTTCCTCGGCTTTCGCGACCCGGCTCCCGGGCACACCGAGTGGGTCCACATCCACCTCGGCCTCTTCGGCAAGGTCACCTTCGGCCCGGCCCCCGCGCCGCCGCCCACGGACACCGTCCGGCTCCGCCTCGCCGACGACACGTCGTACGTCGACCTGCGCGGTCCCACCACCTGCGCCCTGATCACGGACGCCGAGAAGCGGGCGATACACGACCGCCTGGGCCCCGACCCCCTGCGCCCGGACGCGGATCCGGCCCTCGCCCACCGCAGGATCAGCCGCAGCCGCACGACGATCGCCGCCCTCCTCATGGACCAGAAGGTCATCGCCGGAGTGGGGAACGTCTACCGCGCCGAGGTCCTCTTCCGGCACCGGATCGACCCGTACCGCGCGGGCCGGGACATCACCCCGGCCGAGTGGGACGCGATCTGGACCGACCTGGTCGAGCTCATGCGCGAGGGCGTCCGCAACAACCGCATCGACACCGTCCGCCCGGAACACACCCCCGAGGCGATGGGCCGCCCGCCGCGCGTCGACGACCACGGCGGCGAGGTGTACGTCTACCGCAGGGCCCACCTGGCCTGCCACGTCTGCGGCGGCGAGATCCGCACCGCCGGCCTCGCCGCCCGCAACCTCTTCTGGTGCCCCACCTGCCAGCGCGCCTGA
- a CDS encoding biotin transporter BioY, with translation MSTAAASSTRTGLVLADLLPASRVRDAALVLGGAALTGLAAQIAVPVPGSPVPVTGQTFAALLVGTALGAGRGFASLAVYALAGLAGVPWFANGSHGIAPSFGYILGMLLAAAAVGALARRGADRSVWRTAGTMVLGSAVIYAVGVPYLALSTGMSASAAIAAGLTPFLIGDALKAALAMGVLPTAWKFVGKR, from the coding sequence ATGAGCACCGCTGCCGCCTCCTCCACCCGCACCGGCCTGGTCCTCGCCGACCTGCTTCCGGCCTCCCGCGTCCGCGACGCCGCGCTCGTGCTCGGCGGCGCCGCCCTCACCGGCCTCGCCGCCCAGATCGCCGTGCCCGTCCCCGGCTCGCCGGTGCCGGTGACCGGCCAGACCTTCGCCGCGCTGCTCGTCGGCACCGCCCTCGGCGCGGGCCGCGGCTTCGCCTCCCTCGCGGTGTACGCGCTGGCGGGCCTCGCCGGGGTGCCGTGGTTCGCGAACGGCTCCCACGGGATCGCCCCGTCCTTCGGCTACATCCTCGGCATGCTGCTGGCCGCCGCCGCCGTGGGCGCCCTGGCCCGCCGCGGTGCCGACCGCTCCGTCTGGCGGACGGCGGGCACCATGGTGCTCGGCTCGGCGGTCATCTACGCCGTCGGCGTGCCCTACCTGGCCCTGTCCACCGGCATGTCCGCCTCCGCCGCGATCGCGGCCGGCCTCACCCCCTTCCTCATCGGTGACGCCCTGAAGGCGGCCCTGGCCATGGGAGTGCTGCCGACCGCCTGGAAGTTCGTCGGCAAGCGGTGA
- a CDS encoding acyltransferase family protein produces MTNSLRPYGNRRTPLPPARTPASGVPGPRTKTQRNDRPAPSGKQRDAFFDNAKYLAIVLVAVGHAWEPLKGDSRMLEAAYTVVYAFHMPAFIIISGFFSRSFDMRPDRLRRLITGVAVPYVVFETAYPLFKRFVDDDPHQEISLLDPWYLTWFLVALFVWRLTTPIWNVVRHPLPLALGIAMLASVTPEIGDDLDLQRVLQFLPYFVLGLCMRPEHFHLVRRRSVRIASVPVFAVALAVGWWAVPRMNTAWFYHRDAAQELGAPWWVGPVMVLALFGCSLLLTACFFAWVPRRHMWFTALGAGTLYGYLLHGFVVKAGDYQGWFEHSPLHGPLGWTAVSVLAAVLVTLLCTKPVQRVFRCVMEPRMEWAFKRDAAELARERERREKRETREKVSV; encoded by the coding sequence GTGACGAACTCGCTGCGACCGTACGGCAACCGCAGAACGCCGCTCCCACCGGCACGGACGCCCGCGTCCGGAGTGCCCGGTCCGCGCACGAAGACACAGCGGAACGACCGGCCGGCCCCCTCCGGCAAGCAGCGCGACGCGTTCTTCGACAACGCCAAGTACCTGGCGATCGTGCTGGTGGCCGTCGGCCACGCCTGGGAGCCCCTCAAGGGCGACAGCCGGATGCTCGAGGCCGCGTACACGGTCGTCTACGCGTTCCACATGCCGGCCTTCATCATCATCTCCGGCTTCTTCTCGCGCAGTTTCGACATGCGTCCCGACCGGCTGCGGCGGCTGATCACCGGCGTCGCCGTCCCCTACGTCGTCTTCGAGACGGCCTACCCCCTCTTCAAGCGGTTCGTCGACGACGACCCGCACCAGGAGATCAGCCTCCTCGACCCCTGGTACCTCACCTGGTTCCTGGTCGCGCTGTTCGTGTGGCGGCTGACCACGCCGATCTGGAACGTGGTGCGCCACCCGCTGCCGCTGGCGCTCGGCATCGCCATGCTGGCCAGCGTCACCCCGGAGATCGGTGACGACCTGGACCTGCAGCGCGTGCTGCAGTTCCTGCCGTACTTCGTGCTCGGTCTGTGCATGCGGCCCGAGCACTTCCACCTGGTGCGCCGCCGCTCGGTGCGGATCGCGTCGGTGCCGGTGTTCGCGGTGGCGCTGGCCGTCGGCTGGTGGGCGGTGCCGCGGATGAACACCGCGTGGTTCTACCACCGCGACGCCGCGCAGGAGCTGGGCGCGCCGTGGTGGGTCGGCCCGGTCATGGTGCTCGCCCTGTTCGGCTGCTCGCTGCTGCTGACCGCCTGCTTCTTCGCCTGGGTGCCGCGCCGCCACATGTGGTTCACCGCGCTCGGCGCGGGCACGCTCTACGGCTACCTGCTGCACGGCTTCGTGGTGAAGGCCGGCGACTACCAGGGCTGGTTCGAGCACTCCCCGCTGCACGGCCCGCTCGGCTGGACCGCCGTGAGCGTCCTCGCGGCCGTCCTGGTGACGCTGCTGTGCACCAAGCCGGTGCAGCGGGTCTTCCGGTGCGTGATGGAGCCGAGGATGGAGTGGGCGTTCAAGCGGGACGCCGCCGAGCTGGCCCGCGAGCGCGAGCGGCGCGAGAAGCGGGAGACCCGCGAGAAGGTGTCCGTCTAG
- a CDS encoding amino acid permease yields MTSQPPLIKAGSGPGEPGDPGAPASSGLQAGLKNRHLSMIAIGGVIGAGLFVGSSSGIATAGPGILLSYALVGTLVVLVMRMLGEMSAANPTSGSFSAHADRALGPWAGFSIGWLYWFFWVVVLAVEATAGAAILEGWIPAVPQWGWALIVMVVLTATNLVSVGSYGEFEFWFAGIKVVAIAAFIVVGGLAVFGVLPGVDSDQAGLANLTEHGGFLPNGAGAILTGILLVVFSFMGSEIATLAAGESEDPQRAVTKATNSIIWRIGVFYLGSIFVVICLLPWDSKSITEDGSYVAALDSLGIAHAGQIMNFIVLTSVLSCLNSGLYTASRMAFSLGQRGDAPKAFARTTDRGVPRTAIIASVVFGFVAVFFNYKFPDSVFLFLVNSSGAVALFVWLVICFSQLRMRKIIQAEAPEKLVVRMWLYPYLTWASAALIVFVLGYMLTDTEHNGRTTVLLSLLVAAVVLAIAFVKQRLAGRGEGGAARTEDRDEVPAG; encoded by the coding sequence ATGACTTCGCAGCCGCCCCTGATCAAGGCCGGAAGCGGCCCCGGAGAGCCCGGCGACCCCGGAGCCCCGGCCTCTTCCGGACTCCAGGCCGGACTCAAGAACCGTCATCTGTCGATGATCGCCATCGGCGGTGTCATCGGCGCCGGCCTGTTCGTCGGTTCCAGCTCCGGCATCGCCACCGCGGGGCCCGGCATCCTCCTCTCCTACGCCCTCGTCGGCACGCTCGTGGTGCTGGTGATGCGGATGCTCGGTGAGATGTCCGCGGCCAACCCGACGTCCGGGTCCTTCTCCGCGCACGCCGACCGCGCACTCGGTCCCTGGGCCGGGTTCTCCATCGGCTGGCTGTACTGGTTCTTCTGGGTCGTCGTCCTGGCGGTCGAGGCGACCGCCGGTGCCGCGATCCTCGAAGGGTGGATACCGGCCGTTCCCCAGTGGGGCTGGGCGCTCATCGTGATGGTGGTGCTGACCGCCACCAACCTCGTGTCCGTCGGGTCCTACGGCGAGTTCGAGTTCTGGTTCGCCGGGATCAAGGTCGTCGCCATCGCCGCGTTCATCGTCGTCGGCGGGCTGGCCGTCTTCGGCGTGCTGCCCGGCGTCGACAGCGACCAGGCGGGTCTCGCCAACCTCACCGAGCACGGCGGCTTCCTGCCCAACGGCGCCGGCGCGATCCTCACCGGCATCCTGCTCGTCGTCTTCTCCTTCATGGGCAGCGAGATCGCGACCCTGGCCGCCGGCGAGTCGGAGGACCCGCAGCGGGCCGTCACCAAGGCGACCAACAGCATCATCTGGCGGATCGGCGTCTTCTACCTCGGCTCGATCTTCGTCGTGATCTGCCTGCTGCCGTGGGACAGCAAGTCGATCACCGAGGACGGCTCCTACGTCGCCGCCCTGGACTCCCTCGGCATCGCGCACGCCGGTCAGATCATGAACTTCATCGTGCTGACGTCCGTGCTGTCCTGCCTCAACTCCGGGCTCTACACGGCCTCCCGCATGGCCTTCTCGCTCGGTCAGCGCGGGGACGCGCCGAAGGCGTTCGCCCGGACCACCGACCGGGGCGTGCCGCGGACCGCGATCATCGCGTCGGTCGTGTTCGGCTTCGTCGCCGTCTTCTTCAACTACAAGTTCCCGGACTCGGTCTTCCTCTTCCTGGTCAACTCCTCCGGCGCGGTCGCGCTGTTCGTCTGGCTGGTGATCTGCTTCTCGCAGCTGCGCATGCGGAAGATCATCCAGGCCGAGGCGCCGGAGAAGCTGGTCGTGCGGATGTGGCTGTACCCGTACCTGACCTGGGCGAGCGCGGCGCTGATCGTGTTCGTGCTCGGGTACATGCTGACCGACACCGAGCACAACGGGCGGACCACGGTGCTGCTGTCGCTGCTGGTCGCCGCGGTCGTGCTCGCCATCGCCTTCGTGAAGCAGCGCCTGGCCGGGCGCGGTGAGGGCGGTGCCGCGCGCACCGAGGACCGGGACGAGGTCCCGGCCGGCTGA
- a CDS encoding HD domain-containing protein, producing MTPAEVEAVARAAHAGQTDKAGRPYTEHLRAVAEGVRRRGGDGEQIAAAWLHDAVEDDRLSERWLEEAALTRRTKDIVLAVTRRSGEPPEAYAARILATPGALLVKEADLAHNADPARLAVLDGATRTRLTEKYARMRALLGLVAGERRGEGTPRER from the coding sequence ATGACCCCGGCCGAGGTCGAGGCCGTCGCCCGCGCCGCGCACGCCGGCCAGACCGACAAGGCGGGCCGGCCGTACACCGAGCACCTGCGCGCCGTCGCCGAGGGCGTACGGCGGCGCGGCGGCGACGGGGAACAGATCGCGGCCGCCTGGCTGCACGACGCCGTCGAGGACGACCGGCTGTCGGAGCGGTGGCTCGAGGAGGCCGCGCTGACCCGGCGGACCAAGGACATCGTCCTCGCGGTCACCAGACGGTCCGGGGAGCCGCCCGAGGCGTACGCGGCCCGCATCCTCGCCACCCCCGGCGCGCTGCTGGTGAAGGAGGCGGACCTGGCCCACAACGCCGACCCGGCGCGCCTCGCCGTGCTGGACGGGGCGACCCGCACACGACTGACCGAGAAGTACGCGCGGATGCGCGCACTCCTCGGTCTCGTGGCGGGGGAGCGGCGGGGTGAGGGGACACCCCGCGAGCGGTAG
- a CDS encoding ROK family transcriptional regulator, with the protein MLRTAAAPLVPPVPRVADSDRRRTSASVVLRSVLAHGPVARSTIARLTGLSPASVTDHCARLARLGLIREAAAPLRSGGVGRPHVPVDVDRTRLVVGGVHVAVPYTTVALLDLRGRVLAERRLRHEATEPSRVLERAAGGLAALLDRAADSRPLGVGFAAGGWVDREAGTVVEHAPLGWREVPVRTVLRAHTGLPVHVDGHARALANAERLFGRAGGGRSALHLFVGNLVDAAFATHDEVHHGPRSQAGAIAHLPLAGGTEPCECGRVGCLQAELGERTLCRRAREAGVTDGTDPVRVLDAAADGHPVAVRLLVERARRVGRAVGLLTDVLNPENVVVTELGVVHRPDCLAALRAEVGDARAATVAPTSFPDSVLAVAGGSVALDVLYRDPLGASPELN; encoded by the coding sequence ATGCTTCGTACCGCGGCAGCCCCGCTCGTCCCTCCCGTACCGCGCGTCGCCGACAGCGACCGGCGCCGGACCAGTGCCAGTGTGGTGCTGCGGTCCGTGCTGGCGCACGGGCCGGTGGCACGCAGCACCATCGCCCGGCTGACCGGGCTGTCCCCGGCCTCGGTGACCGACCACTGCGCCCGCCTGGCCCGGCTCGGGCTCATCCGGGAGGCCGCGGCGCCCCTGCGTTCGGGAGGTGTCGGGCGGCCGCACGTGCCGGTGGACGTGGACCGGACGCGGCTGGTGGTGGGCGGCGTGCACGTGGCGGTGCCGTACACCACGGTGGCGTTGCTCGACCTGCGCGGGCGGGTGCTGGCCGAGCGGCGGCTGCGGCACGAGGCGACCGAACCGTCACGGGTGCTGGAGCGGGCCGCCGGCGGCCTGGCGGCGCTGCTGGACCGGGCGGCGGACAGCCGGCCGCTGGGCGTGGGCTTCGCGGCCGGCGGCTGGGTGGACCGGGAGGCGGGGACCGTCGTCGAGCACGCGCCGCTCGGCTGGCGCGAGGTGCCGGTGCGCACGGTGCTGCGCGCGCACACCGGGCTGCCGGTCCACGTGGACGGGCACGCGCGGGCGTTGGCCAACGCGGAGCGGCTGTTCGGGCGCGCGGGCGGCGGCCGCAGCGCGCTGCACCTGTTCGTCGGCAACCTGGTCGACGCGGCGTTCGCCACGCACGACGAGGTGCACCACGGCCCCCGCTCCCAGGCCGGGGCCATCGCCCATCTGCCGCTCGCGGGCGGCACCGAGCCCTGCGAGTGCGGCCGTGTCGGCTGCCTCCAGGCCGAGTTGGGCGAACGCACCCTGTGCCGGCGGGCGAGGGAGGCCGGCGTCACCGACGGGACGGATCCGGTGCGGGTGCTCGACGCGGCGGCGGACGGGCACCCGGTGGCCGTGCGGCTGCTGGTGGAACGGGCCCGCAGGGTGGGGCGCGCGGTGGGGCTGCTGACCGACGTGCTCAATCCGGAGAACGTCGTCGTCACGGAGCTGGGCGTCGTCCACCGGCCGGACTGCCTCGCCGCGCTGCGCGCCGAGGTCGGTGACGCACGGGCGGCCACGGTCGCGCCGACGAGTTTCCCGGATTCCGTGCTGGCCGTGGCGGGCGGTTCGGTGGCTCTCGACGTCCTCTACCGGGATCCGCTGGGCGCCTCACCTGAGCTGAATTAA
- a CDS encoding PP2C family protein-serine/threonine phosphatase: MAAGRQRRAEADTFTARWKKQWHRARVGVRRAAVDYFRGDGSDWIALAGLLLTVPLIAAGTLANSVWCAPSALVVPIVAGGLLLRPASLLGLYAAAATALIVESVQLGPYTEGAARVTPGVVLTVAACGLFGLLVAQFRSRVGVPWRRGGTMLFDLRERIRVQSKLPKLPDGWHREMALRPAGGQSFSGDFVVAARTNGGRTLEVVLTDVSGKGMDAGSRALLLSGAFGGLLGSLPPHGFLPAANGYLLRQEWEEGFATSIHLVLDLDSGDYELYSAGHPPGLQLSAGTGRWEEKAADGPLLGVYDGAQFDPVKGTLRPGDVLMLFTDGLVETSDRDIVEGIDRLTGEADRYVAGGFHGAAWHLIEAVAKDVNDDRALLLICREGPTAAASR, translated from the coding sequence ATGGCAGCAGGACGACAGCGGCGCGCGGAGGCCGACACGTTCACGGCCCGGTGGAAGAAGCAGTGGCACCGGGCCCGCGTCGGCGTGCGCCGGGCCGCCGTCGACTACTTCCGCGGGGACGGCTCGGACTGGATCGCGCTCGCCGGACTGCTCCTGACCGTCCCGCTGATCGCGGCCGGGACGCTCGCCAACTCCGTGTGGTGCGCGCCGTCCGCGCTGGTCGTCCCGATCGTCGCGGGCGGCCTGCTGCTGCGCCCGGCGAGCCTGCTCGGCCTGTACGCGGCGGCGGCGACCGCGCTGATCGTGGAGTCGGTGCAGCTCGGTCCCTACACCGAGGGCGCGGCCCGGGTCACACCGGGCGTGGTCCTCACCGTCGCGGCCTGCGGGCTGTTCGGGCTGCTCGTCGCCCAGTTCCGCAGCCGGGTGGGCGTGCCCTGGCGGCGCGGCGGCACCATGCTGTTCGACCTGCGCGAACGCATCCGGGTGCAGAGCAAGCTGCCCAAGCTGCCGGACGGCTGGCACCGGGAGATGGCGCTGCGCCCGGCGGGCGGGCAGTCGTTCTCGGGCGACTTCGTGGTCGCGGCCCGGACGAACGGCGGGCGCACGCTGGAGGTCGTGCTGACGGACGTGTCCGGCAAGGGCATGGACGCCGGTTCGCGCGCCCTGCTGCTGTCGGGCGCCTTCGGCGGCCTCCTCGGCAGCCTGCCGCCGCACGGCTTCCTGCCGGCCGCCAACGGCTACCTGCTCCGCCAGGAGTGGGAGGAGGGCTTCGCCACCTCCATCCACCTGGTCCTCGACCTCGACTCCGGTGACTACGAGCTGTACTCCGCGGGCCATCCGCCGGGCCTCCAGCTCAGCGCGGGCACCGGCCGCTGGGAGGAGAAGGCCGCCGACGGCCCGCTGCTGGGCGTGTACGACGGCGCCCAGTTCGACCCGGTGAAGGGCACGCTGCGTCCCGGGGACGTGCTGATGCTGTTCACGGACGGTCTGGTGGAGACCTCCGACCGGGACATCGTCGAGGGCATCGACCGGCTCACCGGCGAGGCCGACCGCTACGTGGCCGGCGGCTTCCACGGAGCCGCCTGGCACCTCATCGAGGCGGTGGCCAAGGACGTCAACGACGACCGTGCCCTGCTGCTGATCTGCCGCGAGGGCCCCACGGCCGCCGCGTCCCGCTGA
- a CDS encoding GNAT family N-acetyltransferase, with protein sequence MANERASGANDVTDGSVDSGAVLRTLEPDEWDEAYDTLLRAFGGVQEAPEERELWNALTEFGRFLGAWDGDACVGTAGAFSFRLTVPGGASVPAAGVTMVSVAATHRRRGVLTSMMRRQLDDVRSWGEPLAVLTASEPAIYGRFGYGAASFQVNAEMDTSRVGLSVPAGTDGVRLRYAAPADVLDACEAVYARLVPRRPGMLARRPGWERLGVLDPESGRDGASPLQCVVAERDGETVGYARFRVKPDWGPAGPDGTVVLSALEALDPAAHAALWRFLFDIDLTSTLVARGRPVDEGWQYMVSDVRRCRPVLRDALYVRLVDVGAALRARTYQAPVDVVFEVEDAFCPWNAGRWRLSGDAKGASCERTGDAADLTVSVRELGAAYLGGVGLGALAAAGRVREVRQGALAEASLAFGSDGAAPWLPHGF encoded by the coding sequence ATGGCGAACGAGCGCGCGAGTGGGGCGAACGACGTGACCGACGGCTCGGTGGACTCCGGGGCCGTGCTCCGGACCCTGGAACCGGACGAGTGGGACGAGGCGTACGACACACTGCTCCGTGCCTTCGGCGGGGTCCAGGAGGCGCCCGAGGAGCGGGAGCTGTGGAACGCGCTGACCGAGTTCGGCCGTTTCCTGGGCGCCTGGGACGGCGACGCGTGCGTGGGGACGGCGGGGGCGTTCTCGTTCCGGCTGACCGTGCCCGGGGGCGCGTCCGTGCCGGCCGCGGGCGTCACCATGGTGAGCGTGGCCGCCACGCACCGGCGGCGCGGGGTGCTGACGTCGATGATGCGGCGGCAGCTGGACGACGTGCGGTCCTGGGGCGAGCCGCTGGCGGTGCTCACGGCGTCCGAGCCGGCGATCTACGGCCGGTTCGGGTACGGGGCCGCCTCGTTCCAGGTGAACGCCGAGATGGACACGAGCCGGGTGGGGCTGTCCGTCCCGGCCGGCACCGACGGCGTACGGCTGCGGTACGCGGCGCCCGCCGACGTGCTCGACGCCTGTGAGGCGGTCTACGCCCGGCTGGTGCCGCGGCGGCCGGGGATGCTCGCGCGGCGACCCGGCTGGGAGCGGCTGGGGGTGCTCGACCCGGAGAGCGGCCGGGACGGGGCGTCGCCGCTGCAGTGCGTCGTCGCCGAGCGGGACGGCGAGACGGTCGGGTACGCGCGGTTCCGCGTGAAGCCGGACTGGGGGCCGGCCGGTCCGGACGGCACGGTGGTCCTGAGCGCCCTGGAGGCGCTGGATCCGGCGGCGCACGCGGCGCTGTGGCGGTTCCTGTTCGACATCGACCTGACGTCGACGCTGGTGGCGCGGGGGCGGCCGGTCGACGAGGGCTGGCAGTACATGGTGTCGGACGTCCGGCGGTGCCGGCCGGTCCTGCGGGACGCGCTGTACGTGCGGCTGGTCGACGTCGGGGCGGCGCTGCGGGCGCGGACGTACCAGGCGCCGGTGGACGTGGTGTTCGAGGTGGAGGACGCGTTCTGCCCGTGGAACGCGGGGCGCTGGCGGCTCAGCGGGGACGCCAAGGGGGCGTCCTGCGAGCGCACCGGGGACGCGGCGGACCTCACCGTGTCCGTACGGGAGTTGGGCGCCGCGTATCTCGGCGGGGTGGGCCTGGGGGCGCTGGCCGCGGCCGGCCGGGTGCGCGAGGTGCGGCAGGGGGCGCTGGCGGAGGCGTCCCTGGCGTTCGGCAGCGACGGTGCGGCGCCGTGGTTGCCGCACGGGTTCTGA